Proteins found in one Zea mays cultivar B73 chromosome 1, Zm-B73-REFERENCE-NAM-5.0, whole genome shotgun sequence genomic segment:
- the LOC100193819 gene encoding uncharacterized isoform X2, with the protein MAGQRWVGKVAAAAVVALLLLSTALPGGARREPDVNNNGRSFVFNYTLTKAVVEYAAAVYMTDLTALYTWTCSRCNDLTRGFEMTCIIVDVQNCLQAFVGVDHNLNAIIVSIRGTQENSIQNWIKDLIWKQVKLNYPNMPNAKVHIGFYSSYNNTVLRPAITNAVRKARKLHGHSDVIVTGHSMGGALASFCALDLAMSFGSNNVHLMTFGQPRVGNAAFASYFAQYVPYTVRMTHERDIVPHLPPYFFFLPKLTYKHFPRELNPMAICLAACGFECTDCFRNDTSILIVWEHEVDGNTTYQVCDGSGEDPNCCRSVFALFWSASDHLTYMGVEIAADDWSTCRIVLGRGVEQLKGSLPNNIVTSGRSVDVVIADDDTLQID; encoded by the exons ATGGCTGGGCAGCGCTGGGTCGGTAAAGTGGCGGCTGCTGCTGTTGTGGCGCTCTTGCTCCTGTCGACCGCTCTTCCCGGAGGAGCACGGAGAG AACCCGATGTCAACAACAATGGACGGAGTTTTGTTTTTAACTATACTCTGACCAAAGCTGTTGTGGAATATGCTGCAGCT GTATATATGACAGATCTGACGGCTCTATACACATGGACATGCTCAAGATGCAATGACTTGACTCGA GGCTTTGAGATGACTTGTATAATTGTTGATGTCCAGAATTGCTTGCAG GCATTCGTCGGTGTTGATCACAATCTCAATGCTATCATTGTTTCCATCAGGGGGACTCAAGAGAACAG CATACAGAATTGGATTAAGGACCTGATATGGAAGCAGGTTAAACTTAATTATCCAAACATGCCCAATGCTAAG GTCCACATTGGGTTTTACTCTTCTTACAATAATACAGTTTTACGTCCAGCCATCACGAATGCTGTTCGCAAGGCAAGGAAGCTACATGGACACAGTGACGTAATTGTAACAGGGCATTCGATGGGTGGAGCACTAGCTTCTTTTTGTGCCCTTGATCTTGCA ATGAGCTTTGGAAGTAACAATGTTCATCTGATGACTTTTGGGCAACCACGCGTTGGCAATGCTGCATTTGCCTCCTACTTTGCCCAGTATGTGCCATACACAGTCCGAATGACACATGAACGTGATATTGTACCTCATCTGCCGCCttatttcttcttcctcccaaaaCTGACATACAAGCACTTCCCCAGAGAG TTGAACCCGATGGCTATTTGCTTGGCGGCATGTGGATTTGAGTGCACCGATTGCTTCCGAAATGATACGAGCATCCTCATA GTGTGGGAACATGAAGTCGATGGCAACACAACCTATCAAGTCTGTGATGGCAGCGGTGAAGACCCAAACTGTTGCAG GAGTGTGTTTGCGCTGTTCTGGAGCGCTTCTGACCATTTGACCTACATGGGAGTTGAGATAGCGGCCGACGACTGGAGCACCTGCAGGATCGTCCTTGGGCGAGGCGTCGAGCAGCTCAAAGGGAGTCTTCCCAACAACATTGTTACGTCCGGACGCTCCGTCGACGTTGTCATCGCAGACGATGATACACTTCAGATTGATTGA
- the LOC100193819 gene encoding uncharacterized isoform X1, with translation MNRATTTERADEEMLFRFSTSSSSTSTSGRTAWLGSAGSVKWRLLLLWRSCSCRPLFPEEHGEVYMTDLTALYTWTCSRCNDLTRGFEMTCIIVDVQNCLQAFVGVDHNLNAIIVSIRGTQENSIQNWIKDLIWKQVKLNYPNMPNAKVHIGFYSSYNNTVLRPAITNAVRKARKLHGHSDVIVTGHSMGGALASFCALDLAMSFGSNNVHLMTFGQPRVGNAAFASYFAQYVPYTVRMTHERDIVPHLPPYFFFLPKLTYKHFPRELNPMAICLAACGFECTDCFRNDTSILIVWEHEVDGNTTYQVCDGSGEDPNCCRSVFALFWSASDHLTYMGVEIAADDWSTCRIVLGRGVEQLKGSLPNNIVTSGRSVDVVIADDDTLQID, from the exons ATGAACCGGGCAACAACTACGGAGCGAGCGGACGAGGAGATGCTGTTTcgattttccacttcctcttcctcTACCTCTACCTCGGG CCGGACCGCATGGCTGGGCAGCGCTGGGTCGGTAAAGTGGCGGCTGCTGCTGTTGTGGCGCTCTTGCTCCTGTCGACCGCTCTTCCCGGAGGAGCACGGAGAG GTATATATGACAGATCTGACGGCTCTATACACATGGACATGCTCAAGATGCAATGACTTGACTCGA GGCTTTGAGATGACTTGTATAATTGTTGATGTCCAGAATTGCTTGCAG GCATTCGTCGGTGTTGATCACAATCTCAATGCTATCATTGTTTCCATCAGGGGGACTCAAGAGAACAG CATACAGAATTGGATTAAGGACCTGATATGGAAGCAGGTTAAACTTAATTATCCAAACATGCCCAATGCTAAG GTCCACATTGGGTTTTACTCTTCTTACAATAATACAGTTTTACGTCCAGCCATCACGAATGCTGTTCGCAAGGCAAGGAAGCTACATGGACACAGTGACGTAATTGTAACAGGGCATTCGATGGGTGGAGCACTAGCTTCTTTTTGTGCCCTTGATCTTGCA ATGAGCTTTGGAAGTAACAATGTTCATCTGATGACTTTTGGGCAACCACGCGTTGGCAATGCTGCATTTGCCTCCTACTTTGCCCAGTATGTGCCATACACAGTCCGAATGACACATGAACGTGATATTGTACCTCATCTGCCGCCttatttcttcttcctcccaaaaCTGACATACAAGCACTTCCCCAGAGAG TTGAACCCGATGGCTATTTGCTTGGCGGCATGTGGATTTGAGTGCACCGATTGCTTCCGAAATGATACGAGCATCCTCATA GTGTGGGAACATGAAGTCGATGGCAACACAACCTATCAAGTCTGTGATGGCAGCGGTGAAGACCCAAACTGTTGCAG GAGTGTGTTTGCGCTGTTCTGGAGCGCTTCTGACCATTTGACCTACATGGGAGTTGAGATAGCGGCCGACGACTGGAGCACCTGCAGGATCGTCCTTGGGCGAGGCGTCGAGCAGCTCAAAGGGAGTCTTCCCAACAACATTGTTACGTCCGGACGCTCCGTCGACGTTGTCATCGCAGACGATGATACACTTCAGATTGATTGA
- the LOC100193819 gene encoding uncharacterized isoform X3 — protein sequence MNRATTTERADEEMLFRFSTSSSSTSTSGRTAWLGSAGSVKWRLLLLWRSCSCRPLFPEEHGEVYMTDLTALYTWTCSRCNDLTRGFEMTCIIVDVQNCLQAFVGVDHNLNAIIVSIRGTQENSIQNWIKDLIWKQVKLNYPNMPNAKVHIGFYSSYNNTVLRPAITNAVRKARKLHGHSDVIVTGHSMGGALASFCALDLAMSFGSNNVHLMTFGQPRVGNAAFASYFAQYVPYTVRMTHERDIVPHLPPYFFFLPKLTYKHFPREVWEHEVDGNTTYQVCDGSGEDPNCCRSVFALFWSASDHLTYMGVEIAADDWSTCRIVLGRGVEQLKGSLPNNIVTSGRSVDVVIADDDTLQID from the exons ATGAACCGGGCAACAACTACGGAGCGAGCGGACGAGGAGATGCTGTTTcgattttccacttcctcttcctcTACCTCTACCTCGGG CCGGACCGCATGGCTGGGCAGCGCTGGGTCGGTAAAGTGGCGGCTGCTGCTGTTGTGGCGCTCTTGCTCCTGTCGACCGCTCTTCCCGGAGGAGCACGGAGAG GTATATATGACAGATCTGACGGCTCTATACACATGGACATGCTCAAGATGCAATGACTTGACTCGA GGCTTTGAGATGACTTGTATAATTGTTGATGTCCAGAATTGCTTGCAG GCATTCGTCGGTGTTGATCACAATCTCAATGCTATCATTGTTTCCATCAGGGGGACTCAAGAGAACAG CATACAGAATTGGATTAAGGACCTGATATGGAAGCAGGTTAAACTTAATTATCCAAACATGCCCAATGCTAAG GTCCACATTGGGTTTTACTCTTCTTACAATAATACAGTTTTACGTCCAGCCATCACGAATGCTGTTCGCAAGGCAAGGAAGCTACATGGACACAGTGACGTAATTGTAACAGGGCATTCGATGGGTGGAGCACTAGCTTCTTTTTGTGCCCTTGATCTTGCA ATGAGCTTTGGAAGTAACAATGTTCATCTGATGACTTTTGGGCAACCACGCGTTGGCAATGCTGCATTTGCCTCCTACTTTGCCCAGTATGTGCCATACACAGTCCGAATGACACATGAACGTGATATTGTACCTCATCTGCCGCCttatttcttcttcctcccaaaaCTGACATACAAGCACTTCCCCAGAGAG GTGTGGGAACATGAAGTCGATGGCAACACAACCTATCAAGTCTGTGATGGCAGCGGTGAAGACCCAAACTGTTGCAG GAGTGTGTTTGCGCTGTTCTGGAGCGCTTCTGACCATTTGACCTACATGGGAGTTGAGATAGCGGCCGACGACTGGAGCACCTGCAGGATCGTCCTTGGGCGAGGCGTCGAGCAGCTCAAAGGGAGTCTTCCCAACAACATTGTTACGTCCGGACGCTCCGTCGACGTTGTCATCGCAGACGATGATACACTTCAGATTGATTGA
- the LOC100193819 gene encoding uncharacterized isoform X4: MAGQRWVGKVAAAAVVALLLLSTALPGGARREPDVNNNGRSFVFNYTLTKAVVEYAAAVYMTDLTALYTWTCSRCNDLTRGFEMTCIIVDVQNCLQAFVGVDHNLNAIIVSIRGTQENSIQNWIKDLIWKQVKLNYPNMPNAKVHIGFYSSYNNTVLRPAITNAVRKARKLHGHSDVIVTGHSMGGALASFCALDLAMSFGSNNVHLMTFGQPRVGNAAFASYFAQYVPYTVRMTHERDIVPHLPPYFFFLPKLTYKHFPREVWEHEVDGNTTYQVCDGSGEDPNCCRSVFALFWSASDHLTYMGVEIAADDWSTCRIVLGRGVEQLKGSLPNNIVTSGRSVDVVIADDDTLQID, encoded by the exons ATGGCTGGGCAGCGCTGGGTCGGTAAAGTGGCGGCTGCTGCTGTTGTGGCGCTCTTGCTCCTGTCGACCGCTCTTCCCGGAGGAGCACGGAGAG AACCCGATGTCAACAACAATGGACGGAGTTTTGTTTTTAACTATACTCTGACCAAAGCTGTTGTGGAATATGCTGCAGCT GTATATATGACAGATCTGACGGCTCTATACACATGGACATGCTCAAGATGCAATGACTTGACTCGA GGCTTTGAGATGACTTGTATAATTGTTGATGTCCAGAATTGCTTGCAG GCATTCGTCGGTGTTGATCACAATCTCAATGCTATCATTGTTTCCATCAGGGGGACTCAAGAGAACAG CATACAGAATTGGATTAAGGACCTGATATGGAAGCAGGTTAAACTTAATTATCCAAACATGCCCAATGCTAAG GTCCACATTGGGTTTTACTCTTCTTACAATAATACAGTTTTACGTCCAGCCATCACGAATGCTGTTCGCAAGGCAAGGAAGCTACATGGACACAGTGACGTAATTGTAACAGGGCATTCGATGGGTGGAGCACTAGCTTCTTTTTGTGCCCTTGATCTTGCA ATGAGCTTTGGAAGTAACAATGTTCATCTGATGACTTTTGGGCAACCACGCGTTGGCAATGCTGCATTTGCCTCCTACTTTGCCCAGTATGTGCCATACACAGTCCGAATGACACATGAACGTGATATTGTACCTCATCTGCCGCCttatttcttcttcctcccaaaaCTGACATACAAGCACTTCCCCAGAGAG GTGTGGGAACATGAAGTCGATGGCAACACAACCTATCAAGTCTGTGATGGCAGCGGTGAAGACCCAAACTGTTGCAG GAGTGTGTTTGCGCTGTTCTGGAGCGCTTCTGACCATTTGACCTACATGGGAGTTGAGATAGCGGCCGACGACTGGAGCACCTGCAGGATCGTCCTTGGGCGAGGCGTCGAGCAGCTCAAAGGGAGTCTTCCCAACAACATTGTTACGTCCGGACGCTCCGTCGACGTTGTCATCGCAGACGATGATACACTTCAGATTGATTGA